CTCTCATAATTTAGTAGCCATGCTATATGGATCTTGCTTGCAATTCCATCATTTGGCATCTCTTATCCCATCTACTTCTTGCTAAGGTATCTCTTATCCCCGCATCATCTTATTATTGGTATAAAACACAATGCCACCTACCTCACCCCCATTCACTCCTCTCATCACTTGGCAACCATGCTAACCATCCACTTCTTGCTATGACATCTCTTATCCTATCCACTTCTTGATATGGTATCTCTTATCCCGCATCAACATTATAGGTATAAAACACAATGCCACCTACCTCACCCCCAATCACTCCTCTCATCATCATTATTGGTATAAAACACAATGCCACCTATATGGATTTTCCTTGCAATTCCATCATTTGGTATCTCTTATCCCATCCACTATATGAATTTTGCTTGCAATTCCTTCATTTGGCACCTCATATCCCATCCACTTCTTGCTATGGGTCTCTTATCCCGCCAACATCTTATTATTGGTATAAAACATAGTACCACCTACCTCACCCCCATTCACTCCTCTCATCATTTGGAAGCCATGCTATATGGATTTTGCTTGCAATTCCATCATCTAGCATCTCATATCCTATCCACTTCTTGTTATGGGTATCTCTTATCCCCCCATCATCTTATTATTGATATAAAATATAATGCCACCTACCTCACCCCTATTCACCCCTCTCATCATTTGGCAGCGATGCTATATGGATTTTGCTTGCAATTCCATCATCTAGCATCTCTTATCCCATCCACTTCTTGCAATGGATTTTGCTTGCAATTCCATTATCTGGCATCTCTTATCCCATCCACTTCTTGCTATGGCAAATTTTATCCCATCCACTTCTTAATATGGTATCTCTTATCCCCCCATCATCTTATTTGTAGTATAAAACACAATGCCACCCCACCTCACTCCATTCACTCTTCTCATCATCGGGCAGCAATCCACTCCTCATCATTTGGCCCATTCTCCTCACATCATTTGGCAGCCATACATATGAATTTTGCTTGCAATTCCATCATTTGGCATCTCTTATCCCCCCATCATCTTATTATTGGTATAAAACACAATGCCACCCCACCTCACCCCATTCACTCCTCTCATCATTTGGCAGTCATGCTATATGGATTTTGCTTGCAATTCCATCATTTGGCATCTCTTATCCCCTCATTATCTCTCTTATTATTGGTATAAAACACAATGCCGCCCCACCTCACGCCATTCACTCTTCTCATCATTTAGCAGCAATCCACTCCTCATCATTTGGCCCATTCTCCTCATCATTTGGCAGCCATACATATGGATTTGGATTGTAATTCCATCATTTGGCATCTCCTACCCAATCCACTTCTTGCTATGGCATCTCTAATCCCATCCACTTCTTGCTATGATATCTCTTATCCGCCATCCACTTCTTGCTATGGCATCTCTAATCCCATCCACTTCTTGCTATGGTATCTCTTATCCCCCATCATTTTATTATTGGTATAAAACACAATGCCACCCCACCTCACGAAAATGGTTATGGAGCAGACAAAATGGTTTGATGTAACCATTTGTttttcatttatcaaataaattaaaaatcacaaaatagttgtgttgtgatttttaatttatttaataaatgtcAGAAAAATGGTCACATCAGGTCATTTCCCCACCTCACCCCCCATTCACTCTTCTCCTCATCATTTGGCAGCAATCCACAACACATTAAAGGTTCGAAATCCTAACACAGTTAAAACCAAACTGTTCTATTATGAACTATACATATCATTTAGAGAGAtaagatttccacagtccatgctAAATTCATATATGCTTCTGGATTCAGTTGTGTAGAGCTTTTTTGCTTCAAAGTTTtgaatcacactttgtgattcGTCATCTTTTTCGAATCAGACTCAACTAGATTCATATATGCTTCGAGATTTAGTTGTGTAGAACTTTTTTGCATCAAAGTTTtgaatcacactttgtgattcatcatcTTTTCTCCTACAACTCTATCATCTTACACAGCTGAATCCAGAAGCATATCATGACGAACATAGAATCTAGAAACATTGCAAGTTGTATTGTGAACTGTGGAAATCTCATTACTGTTACAAATTAAAAGATTCAAACATCATTCCAACATCGAGGTGAGGTGGGAAAATGGCAATAGACAAATGTCTTGATGTGATCGTTtttcttgtaatgtccccactttggaatagaattaaaattaaatgataatagtaaaattaaaaaattaaagaataaaaattaaaataaaattaaaatattaaagaatataactaaatataattaaaatttaattaagttaatgaagggTCAAAAGACacggaaggaaaagttgtgactccctcaaacatgagatataaaagggagaagagaacctcatttgagggggataatttgggaattagaagtgcagatctgatttaaataagaagtgcagacctgattgtgaaaggttgtgtccctttcaaagagcagaaataatgaaaagttgcacTCTTTAAAAGGGTGCTAagggtgaaagggtgtgtctcttgccaaagggcatacatgatgaagaggtgtgactcccTCACATTGAGTGATATaagggaaaggaatcaaaagcctcctAGTGATATCACCATctatcagatcagatcagaactgttactaAGTTACAGACAGTAAAATCCttattcttggtggtatgcatggggatgtgcttaatatgtatgcttaatataggaagcctgataatgttcttatgtagactttagtaatattaatatagagttTACGGATCTGGAGAAATCAAAACCGAATCTTTGGAGCCTACTCATATCCACACAATAATATTTGGGGAAAAAGTGTATCTAGTATGGACTTTTTGTGCAACACCTTTACAGTATATATACATGACTGAGTTTACATAACAACATTTGTGAATCTCTGAGATAGATAATAATCAACACTCTGTGTATTATTaatattctaaatatatatttgtttatataagtCTGGCTTTTGGCATAATTCTGAATATTCTGAGAAGAGATTGACAGTATAGGGAGAACAGTTCAAAAACCCCTCATGATTTGTTAGAGAGAGAATGGTTCAGACACCCTCTCTAGCATATGAGGGAGAACGGTTGATAAAGACACCCTTACAAGTACGGTTTGATAGAGGGAGAACAATTTGGAAACCCTCACAAGTGGGGCTTGATTAAGGGAGAACAGTTATCAAGGCACCTATCAAGTTACCCATCCTAGCTTGCTATGATTGGGTTGGGGTTCATTAGTTAAGTAACCTTGTATTCAATTAGTAAGTTATGATCTATATATTATCTCTACATATACAGTTGTTTGTAATTATTATTCACCTATATAATATAATTTGTACGTTATTTTCTAACTTTTTTTCAGGTCTTCCCTTTTAAGGAGATAAAGGTTCTCCCCCTCTAAAAGTGTATCTAGTATGGACTTTCTGTGCAACACCTTTACAGTATATATACATGACTGAGTTTACATAACAACATTTGTGAATCTCTGAGATAGATAATAATCAACACTCTGTGTATTATTaatattctaaatatatatttgtttatataagtCTGGCTTTTGGCATAATTCTGAATATTCTGAGAAGAGATTGACAGTAGAGGGAGAACGGTTCAGAAACCCCTCATGATTTGTTAGAGAGAGAATGGTTCAGACACCCTCTCTAGCATATGAGGGAGAACGGTTGATAAAGACACCCTTACAAGTACGGTTTGATAGAGGGAGAACAATTTAGACACCCTCACAAGTGGGGCTTGATTAAGGGACAGTTGTCAAGGCACCTATCAAGTTACCCATCCTAGCTTGCTATGATTGGGTTGGGGTTCATTAGTTAAGTAACCTTGTATTCAATTAGTAAGTTATGATCTATATATTATCTCTACATATACAATTGTTTGTAATTATTATTCACCTATATAATATAATTTGTACGTTATTTTCTAACTTTTTTTCAGGTCTTCCCTTTTAAGGAGACCCCCTTACTTGCTGAGAATTGTAATCACAAAATGGGACATTAACATCATTCCAACATCGGAGTGAAGTGGGAAAATGGCAGTAGACAAACTAAGGCACTTTTCAAAATGAGACATTAttacattttttatatttattaaataaattaaaaatcacaaaacaaTATCAGAAAAATGATCACATCAGACCATTTAATCTGCTGCATAGTCATTTCCCCACAACCCTCCCATTCATTCGTTTTCATTTAAAATCACAAAATAGTattgtgatttttaatttatttaatatatcagAAAAATGGTCGCATCACCCTCATTCACTCTTCTCATCATTTGGCAGCAATCCACACAACACATTAAAGGTTCAAAATCCTGACAGTTAAAACCGGACTATTCTATTATAAACAGTACATATCACGACTGACTCAGAATCCAGAAACATTGTAAGCTGTACTGTGAACAGTGGAAATACTGTAATGTACGCTGTTCTGTTGACAGAATCGGTGCTCCAATTTTTGTTTCACATCCACCCTATCACTTATTCAGAATCCAGAAACATTGTAAGCTCGACTGTGAACCAAACATCATTCCAACATCGCACACAATTGAAACCTGAAACACTGTGTACGCTGTTCTATGAACTATTATCACTTACTCAGAATCCAGAAACTAAGCTGTACTGTGAACTGTGGAAATATCATTACTGTTACACAATAAAAGATTCAAACATCATTCCAACATCAAGAGGGAAAAATCATCTTGCTGTGGGAACTGACCATTCACTGTAATGTATACTGTTCTATGAACTATTAAAGGTTCAAAAACCTGACACAATTAAAACCTGAAACACTGTAAAGTATGTTCTTCTATTAAAGTATGCTCTTCTATGAACTATAAATATCATGACTGATATAGAGGAAAAAATCATCTTGCTGTGGGAATTGACTGGATCATTTTCCACCAATCCAATTCAACCTATTTCCACCAATCCTGACACAGTTAAATCCAGAAACACTGTAAGCTGAACTATTTAAGGTTCAAAACCCTGACAATTAAACGTAATGTGTGCTCCTTCTATGAACTATAAATATCATGACTGTTTTAAAGGAAAAAATTATCTTGCTGTGGGAATTGACTGGATCAATTTCCACCAATCCAATTCAACCTATTTCCACCGATCAAACATCATTCCATCATCCATCATCCACAGGACAAAATCATCTTACTGTAGCACCCCTCTCTTATTCCACAATATCATCTTACTTAGAATTCCAGCCTTCGGTTTTTGTGTATCCACTTCTTGCTATAGAATTGACTGGTTCAATTTCCACCAATCCAGCTCAAACTGTTAGCATATACATTAAAGGTTCAAGATATCTTGACACAGTTAAATCTAGAAACATTGTAAGCTGTACTATAATGTCTGTTGCACGTTAAAAGGTTGATCGTTCCAACATTGAGTACAAATCATCAAATCTTACTATCATGACTCAGTAAAAGAACATATCTTTTAAGTGATGTTAAGGTATGACTCAGAACCCTTCATGTCAAAAGGCTAATGGTTCCAAGCAACAATATACGCTTCAGCAGAGGCTGAAGTTATAGAAGATTCCAGTACATTTACAATTAACAACAAAGAATAACAAATCTTAGGTTATTGTTGCTTAAAAGAGATAATGTAACCATCTTCAGTAtttcttcaaaaatcatcaaatcttgCTGTTCTGAAAGATACCATCAAATCTTACTGTTTTGAAAGACATCACACAGTACAACTTCAGCAAAAGAACATTTCTTTTAAGTGATGTTAAAAGAGAATCTTAGGTTATTGTTGCTTAAAAGAGATCATGTAACCATCCATCTTCAGTATTtgttcaaaaatcatcaaatcttgCTGTTCTGAAAGATACCATCAAATCTTACTGTTTTGAAAGACATCACACAGTACAACTTCAGCAAAAGAACATGTCTTTTAAGTGATGCTAATTAATAACAATTCATAATAACTCAGGACCCTTATGTCAAAAGGCCGTGGACAGAATTCCAAGGCAGGAATTATATATGCTGCAGTAGAAGGTATAGAAGATTCCAGTACATCTTCAATTACTAGTGTTTCTCAACTCTGAAGCTATTTACAATGGTAGCAACAAAGAATAACGAATGAGCAAAAAATGTATCTTAGGTTATTGTTGGTTAAAAGAGATCATATAGCTATCTTCTATGCTCAAGATCATATAACCATCTTCAGTATTTCTTCAAAAATCTAAGTCAATCTCGAGTTAAACTTCAGTATTTTCACTAAGATCTAAGTCTATGCAGGTAGCTTGGCAGAACCTAAAAAGGGCCACATTATGCAGGTAGCTTGGCAGGACTTAAAAGGGCCACAGAGTCGAACTGAGGTGCAGAGTACTTCTTGTGAACCACTTTCAGTTTGTTATCTGCTGAGTTCTGATGAAATGTAACCATCAGTCTTGCACATTCCCTGTGCAAAGCAAAAAACATGCATCCTTTAGCCAAAATTAGACGATACCATATATACAGAATTTCCATTGCTGTACCAAATCTACTAATTGCAACTTGAaataaaattatttctattttcctAAATGGAAAGAAGTGGTTAGTCGCTTACATGAGGTCTGCTTCGGAATAACCTGTGTGGCGCTTAAGTAGATCATTCCAGATTGGATCCTTTTTTAATGTGCACCGAGCAGTGTAGACAGCCCCGGCAGAAAGCAATGATGGGGTAAACTTGATGGTCACATATTGGAGCAAGCTCAGTTCAATTAGAAAGAATACCAGGTTTTCCATCTGAGCAATAAAACAAAGATGATTATTAGAGTGGGCACGGAAAGTCGTCCAATAAAACAGAACTAATTTGGAATCCTACGCCTCACCTCTTTGTCAGAATCTGCAGCTTTCAGATACCGAACGACGAATACATATGGAGTAGGGACTGTGAGATGGAATTTTAGCTTGTTAAGCATGATCTTTTCCATACTGATAATTTGCTGTTTTGTATAAGCCCGGTCTGAAATGCAGACAAAGTCATTGatctgcaaatcaacaaaataagggTAAGCATCACTAGTCCATTCAATTCAATACAATATAAATGAAGCCAGTATATAGTACGCTACCTCTGGAGCCCAAATTTCCTCATACTTGGAAGCTAAAAGCATAGCAGTAACACCCACTAACTGCAAATTCCTCCTTGACACAGGCTCAATGGACAGGTATCTATCAGCCAAGTTTGTGGTGAGATACAACGTCTCTGGCATCAACTCAAACTTATAATGTACCTGCAAATACAGAAACCAACCATAGATTAAGCTTAAAACATGACACTAACATGCATGTTACAACACACAAGATGCTAGTCCCAAAAGAAACACTTACCTCAATCAGCCAGTCAATCAGAATTGCTCTCATCTTCTCATTAATTTCCACTTGAGTAGGCATGTAATCTGGCACACAGCTCATTCCCTGCAGAGTCAGAAGATGGACCGGAAATTAATAAATTATACATCCATAGTCAATTCGAACATTTGCGTCTTTATTTCTTGGTTTGAAAGAAGAAATCAGAAAAAACACCTCAATTTTACGATAGAACTTGTAGATATCCTCCACATATTCAACCACCGCCAACTGATTATCAAGATCTCCTATATCAATATTGGGCAAGAGGTCCTCTGCCTCAGCCATTTCAGCATCAAACCCTCCACAAAAAGCCTGAAAGACTTCACTCATAAGAATCTTCGCTCCTATGGAATACCGAAGCAAATAAAGAAACTATGCAGCATAGGAAATTAAATATGTGTTCTCACTTCACTTCTGGCTGTAAGAGTCGCAGTTAGTGTTTGGGGTTTCAACTTTCTGGTTGCAGCTTGGCCACTGCGGTTGCGAATTCCTTTTGCCTTGGGTACTGGTTCAACAATAGTAACTTCCTCGTCATCTGTATCATCCTTGACTTCTACAATTGCTGGAGGAATGTCCTTGGGCTTGCTGTTCCTCCTTTGTTTGTTTACGGCCCCTGCTTGCTGCAAAATAATGGGAAGGAAATGTTAAAAACGATGCACAGTGCCGATAGCACAATATGATGGACAAAGCTAGCAGTTGCAGATAACCTTATCAATGCCAGAACCGTTGCTTGCAGTAACCTTTTCATTGGCAAGTAATTGCGCTCCAAAACTCCTGTGAATACCAAAAAATACAATCACAAAAAAAGGAAGACGTTTAGTAAAACTCACATATGTGAACGATCAAAGAAAGGAAGATATTTTGTAAAGCTCACATATGTGAACAATCAAAGAAAGGAAGACGTTTGTTTTTGTAACAAACCTTGTTACGGGGCGAGTCACATGAAGAACAGGTTTCCTGTGAAACAGAGCAACATATTTTGAATTTAGTGAAAAACAAGTCATTCCAATCAATACAATTTGCAATTCTTATGTCTAGTCTACACACTTGGTCTTATAAGTAATCTGATGACTACCAATTCAGGAAAGACAAATACGCACCCACTGATTCCGTCCTTGACATTGCATTTGCCATTGATTTCTCCAACAATATTACCAATATCTCCCAGAGCCCTCCTATTGTTAGGGACTCCTGCATCTAAAATTGCAAATTGTTATAATTTTGAAGAGTtattgaaatattagaaaaaaaaaagttttatttaACAACTCATAGTACTAGAAACTGAAAATATCCAGGTACCTCTTCCTTGTACTGCTCTGGAAGCCATCCTGCCGCTCTAAACCAGGCTTGCTGCAAAATATCAGAAAATATTTATCTTCTAAGCACTCTAAACCATTTTGTCATGTGTTGTAAGAAATTGCTATACATTTGCCTTACTGACTTTAAATAAATGTTTTGCTCACCAATAAGCTATGCTTCCGGTATCCCCAGATGGGAAAGTTTTAAGCCCTGGTCAGTGTCCCAGAGCCACAGAAGCGGACAGCAGCTCTGGTAACCAAATACACTGCGAAAATTTCAAAACCGTTCTTTAGATGAAAAAGCAATTCACTCTCCGCAAGCAGATTTCCCTCTGAAAAATATTGACATTGTAAGAGACACAGCAAAATAATCCTTCCAAATAACAACTTAATCCCATTGTAGATATATAGTAATCCAAAACACTGGTACCCAAGGGATTCAAGAATCTGAAcgattcaaatatttgaaaagctgAATATATAATAGATGAAGATTTACATCCAGAGAAGGATCGAATCGAGAAAATTAACACATGGCACGCGCACAGATGTTGAAAAT
This genomic stretch from Cryptomeria japonica chromosome 8, Sugi_1.0, whole genome shotgun sequence harbors:
- the LOC131031272 gene encoding G2/mitotic-specific cyclin S13-7 isoform X1; translated protein: MASRAVQGRDAGVPNNRRALGDIGNIVGEINGKCNVKDGISGKPVLHVTRPVTRSFGAQLLANEKVTASNGSGIDKQAGAVNKQRRNSKPKDIPPAIVEVKDDTDDEEVTIVEPVPKAKGIRNRSGQAATRKLKPQTLTATLTARSEAFCGGFDAEMAEAEDLLPNIDIGDLDNQLAVVEYVEDIYKFYRKIEGMSCVPDYMPTQVEINEKMRAILIDWLIEVHYKFELMPETLYLTTNLADRYLSIEPVSRRNLQLVGVTAMLLASKYEEIWAPEINDFVCISDRAYTKQQIISMEKIMLNKLKFHLTVPTPYVFVVRYLKAADSDKEMENLVFFLIELSLLQYVTIKFTPSLLSAGAVYTARCTLKKDPIWNDLLKRHTGYSEADLMECARLMVTFHQNSADNKLKVVHKKYSAPQFDSVALLSPAKLPA
- the LOC131031272 gene encoding G2/mitotic-specific cyclin S13-7 isoform X2; its protein translation is MASRAVQGRGVPNNRRALGDIGNIVGEINGKCNVKDGISGKPVLHVTRPVTRSFGAQLLANEKVTASNGSGIDKQAGAVNKQRRNSKPKDIPPAIVEVKDDTDDEEVTIVEPVPKAKGIRNRSGQAATRKLKPQTLTATLTARSEAFCGGFDAEMAEAEDLLPNIDIGDLDNQLAVVEYVEDIYKFYRKIEGMSCVPDYMPTQVEINEKMRAILIDWLIEVHYKFELMPETLYLTTNLADRYLSIEPVSRRNLQLVGVTAMLLASKYEEIWAPEINDFVCISDRAYTKQQIISMEKIMLNKLKFHLTVPTPYVFVVRYLKAADSDKEMENLVFFLIELSLLQYVTIKFTPSLLSAGAVYTARCTLKKDPIWNDLLKRHTGYSEADLMECARLMVTFHQNSADNKLKVVHKKYSAPQFDSVALLSPAKLPA